The following DNA comes from Magnolia sinica isolate HGM2019 chromosome 18, MsV1, whole genome shotgun sequence.
TCAGATTTTCACTTGGCACTTCCACTTGTACTGTGGAGAGATGAAACTGCCATATTTAGGTTCTTCAGGCTCCACCATATCACCTTCACTTCCTCGGATCCAGAACATACTCACGTGCGCAACACGTGACACCCTTAACAACTTCCCACCATCTCAAAACCCCACCACACCGCCTCCCAAGGGCCGCAGAGTCAGCCGACACCGAGCGGGTTGGTGGCCCGGCCCATCTAAGATGGGTGCGTAGCTTAAGCCGCGTACGCCACCGTCGTAGCGTCCCCAGCCACCGCTCCCTCAGagcccgaaaaaaaaaaaacaaaaaagccaAAATGCTCCCAGTAACCTACGCCGCTCCTCTTATCCTTCACCCCAACCACCACCCCTCTCCACACTCATGGCCGCGTCCTcctcctctccttctccctcGCCCTCTCCTCGCCCCATCGCCCAACAACCTTCTAGAAGGATCCCTCCTCCTTGCTGGTCCCACCAAGAAACCGTAGCCCTCATCGACGCGTACCGCGCGAAATGGTACTCCCTCAACCGGGGCAACCTCAGGGCTTCCCACTGGCAGGAGGTCGCCGATTCGGTAGGCCGCACCTGCCGCCTCGTCTCCCCTCCAAAGACCTCCCTCCAATGCCGCCACAAGATCGAGAAGCTCCGCAAGCGCTACCGCACCGAGAAGCAGCGCTCCCTCGCCGCGGGTCCCCACGCCGGGCCCCCCTCCTGGCCGTACTTCCGCAAGATGGATTCCATGGAAATTGGTGGTGCCTCACCGGACACCTCAGACGACGACGATGAATTCGATGCCAGGGTTGGCAACACCCGCAGCTTGCACCGCCTGCTTTTGAATGGCGCGGGCCACCGTTCTGGGGCTTCTGCTGCCGCCGCATCCGCGGGAGTACGAACGAAGGTCGAGGAGAGGCGTAATTCGGGCGGTGACGATTTGAAGAGGGGTTCTCCATCATCTTCCGGTTTCGATGCGGTGGCCTCGGCTGTCCGGATGGTCGGGGATGGGTTTATGAGGATTGAGAAGATGAAGATGGAGATTGCGAAGGAGACAGAGAGGGTGCGGATGGATATGGAGTTGAAGCGGACGGAGATGATCATTGAGTCACAGCAGCGGATCTTCGATGTGTTTTTGGAAGGGTTTGGAGGTAAGGAGAGGGCGAAGAGGATGCCGCTGTCGCCGGAGAATTAGAAACTGAATTTCTTTTCAGCATTCTTGAAGTGGTTTGTCGGATGGGGTTACTCTCATCTTTGCACAGGCTATCGGGTTTGCGATCTCTTGTCACGAAATGGAAGCAGGTGAGTTGAAGTTTATGCCGGCCTTgactcttttttccttttctttttaggcGGATCGAATGTTCAAAACGTGAAATAATTTTTTACCTTCTTTTTTCTTATTAACATGAACATCTGATGCTATGATCCAGTGATtagtattattatatatatattttttgtaattCAATGCTGTAGCTTGGAGGCCTTGTTGCATTGCCCGTTCTTACTTTCTGTTCGGTGATTCTGATTTAGCTTATTTGATGTTGTGTGATCCTACTGAGAATGGTAGAGAATGTGTTTTGTGGCTTGCTGATGTTTCCGAGCATGCGGTTTTgtagttttttgttttgttttatttgattGGTTGAGTTTTAGGTGTATGCTTGCACTTGTTCAAGAAAGAATTTGTGGGTTCTTCGTATCTTTTAGATCAAGTGTCATGTTTAGTTAGGGCCTGTTCAGACGATGCCTAAAATGGCTTTGAACTTCATCAAACCCTTTTTCTATGGATAGAGAATACTCAGTCACATTCCGATGACAATGCTGTCATAAACAGTGTTTGCTGGAAATGGAGtgcgctttttttttttctcttgttgCACAGGCCTTTATTTTTATTCAGTTAGATAAACGATGTTCTACAAGATGCGGAGAAAGAAGAAGGATTTTGTGCATTATGGCACGTGCAGACCCTCCTCATCTACATGCAGCACACATGCCTTTATGGCACATGTGTGCAATATCTGAGCTTTCCATGCAGAGGTCCGCATCGTTAAGATCTTCTGGCCGGAAAATCAGTCCGTTTCACACATGTAGTGTAGGCCACATTTATGCAAAAGAAATGAATGGCTTTGTTAGCCATCTGCTTGCTTTGCAGCATGATGGCTCACCAGACAAGttaaatgacattattattaGGCCTGAAGATAAatagtgtgtcccacctgattaaAACCTCAGATGCATGTATAGCACGTGTGTATAGCCTACACACACAGCCCTTAGGCATTCTTGTACTGTGTAGCATTGTATACTCAGGTTAGATTCTTCTCTTAGTTTTGGctttttgcaccatttaaaaaatggtggcaaCTCATTCCCCTCACATGTGGCTTTGAAGtatagctatccagaccatccaaattgtggatggagcatctaAAGTCACACTGcaaaaaatcctaaccatccaattaatggccatcaaatggatggttaaaagataaagtggtccaaatttgataCTGTCTTCTCAGATGCTTGACGTGATGCATGTATGCTACTTGTGCCAAGCATACACACACAAAGCCCTTTGACACTCATACTGCATCAGCATTGTATACTTGGTCTAGACTCCAatattagttttgcaccatttaaaaaatggtggtggctCATCCTTCTCACACGTGGCACTGTCCAGGCCACCCAAATTGTGGTTCCATTTTGGATAgagcatatatctaaaatcaccATGCTCCAGAAATTCTAcacatccaattaatggctatcaaatggatggttaaaaataacaTTGGGTAGTCCAAAGTgaaggaaaaatcagatggttactgCTATCTCCTCAATGCAATTTTTAGGTTATGTGCTATCCATCTTTTGGTGAGTGATTTGGACAGTCTTGATTGCCATATAACTATGCCATGTGAACGTTTGAAGAGTCACTGCCATTTTTTAAGTGGTGAAAAACTAACATACAAGTCCAACCTTTGAAAAGATGAGGTGCCCTGCTCGTCAATTAAAACCCTGGAAAAGCTTTGACTTTTGGAAGGAACCTTTATTTACCTCATATTTCTCTCTGGATTCCAAATCAATACTCCTTCCCCAAAGGACAATAGAAATAAGCTAAAATAAACAATCAGGAAGAAAAGTTctgttgatatattttttttgaaaggtaaaagTTCTGTCGATatttaatatggaaaaaaaaacatagaaagtGTGCGGGCCTTACCATAAGACATTGAAATGAAGTAGAAGAGAAGATTGGAAGGAAGGGCAAATcctaatcttatatatatatatatatatatatatatatatatatatatagggaaaaggtactatgcgcttgacctcacgagtccatcccatgaggtcgagctatgtgggccccaccgtgatgcgtttcgaacatctaccccatcagtcagatgcaccattccatcgtgggcctaggtctcaaaaatcaagtcaatccgtgacttgtgtggaccacaccacatacagaagtggggaggggc
Coding sequences within:
- the LOC131232877 gene encoding trihelix transcription factor ENAP1-like — protein: MAASSSSPSPSPSPRPIAQQPSRRIPPPCWSHQETVALIDAYRAKWYSLNRGNLRASHWQEVADSVGRTCRLVSPPKTSLQCRHKIEKLRKRYRTEKQRSLAAGPHAGPPSWPYFRKMDSMEIGGASPDTSDDDDEFDARVGNTRSLHRLLLNGAGHRSGASAAAASAGVRTKVEERRNSGGDDLKRGSPSSSGFDAVASAVRMVGDGFMRIEKMKMEIAKETERVRMDMELKRTEMIIESQQRIFDVFLEGFGGKERAKRMPLSPEN